AAAATGCCACCCGGCTGATCGTCAACTCCAAGGTCCGTGAGGCTCTCAAGACGGAAGGGGCTATCGCCGCTGAAGATGCGCGGCTCTCGATATTGGCCCCGTCCGGCATGACCGATCAGGAGAAAAATTTCGCCCGCTTCTATGCTCGCGGACAGGTCGTGACCTTTGCCCGTGACAATGCCGGCCTCGGGATTGCCCGCGATGCCCCATATAAGGTCATGGGCCTGTCTCGCGACTCGCGCGGTCGGCAGAGGGTCAGCCTCTCCGACGAGAATGGAAGGACGATCCAGTGGGATCTGCGACTCGGGCGAGCGTCGCAGATCAACGTGTTCAGGGAGGAAGACCGCGTTCTCGCAGCTGGCGACCGGATTCAGTGGCGGCTGGTGAACCACGAACTTGGTCTGAAGAATGCCGAACGGGGAACGGTCGAGCGCCTTGAAGGGCCGATCGCTTCAATTCGTTGGGACCGCGACGGAAAGGTGCAGGAGGTCGACCTGTCCCAGCACCGGACCTGGGACCACGGCTATGCCGAGACCATTTATGCGGCTCAGTCGAAGACCTATGATCGGGTCTATGTCCTAGCGCCGGTCAATTCCCCGCTGGTCACCGGTCAGAATTATTACACAGCCATCACCCGCGCCCAATTTGGTGTGAAGCTCTGGACCGAGGACCCAGAGCGGCTCGCCGAGAAACTCACCCAGAAGTCTGGGGAAAAGACCTCCTCTCTGGAGGGGCTCGGGCGCCTTGACCGGAGTTCCATCAAGGGACGAGCAAGGCAGCATGGTGAGCGGCTGGAGAGGTTGCGCGAGCAGCAGCTTGGAGATCGCGAAGCCCGTAGGGCGCGGCTGGCAGCAGAGCGGGCGGAACGGACGGCCAAGGAACCGGACGGAATTGCAGCGCTCCTTGCGGGCAGGGCTCAATCGGCGGCGCGCTACCTGGATCAGTGGCTCGTAAACCTTCTTGAACGAAATCGGAGCGCTTCGGATCGCGATCCACAGCCAAGTCGATCGGAAGCAAAGGCACCGACACCCGAGCCGATTCGCAACGAAGTTCAGGACCGGGGAGGCTCCCATGATCGCTGATCGGCTTGGGACCCGCATCCCATTCCTGCTTTTGCTATGTTTGGTCCAACCTGCCCATGCGAGACCCCGGCTTCCGAGGGATCATGAAATTCGCGTGGGTCAGTGCATCCGGCAGGCCGCAGATGGCCGAACATGGTTGGTACGAACGCTCTGGGGGCTGCGGGACCAGGAGGCCGGATGGATCGGGGCTGAAATCCTCAACAGCAATGGCTCGCATGATCTGGGGCCACTCCAGGTCAACAGCTTCTGGATTCCCAAACTGGCCGTGATGGTCGACCGGCCGCCGGCTCAGGTGCGGACATGGCTCGCTCATGATCCATGCTTCAATGTGCAGGCGGCGAGGTGGATCTTTCTGTCGGCACTTTCGGCGACGCGCGACTATTGGAAGGCGGTCGGGGTCTATCATAGCCCAACCGACTGGCGGCGACGCCGCTACGCTCAAAGCGTGGCGGCCCATATGAAGATGCGGTTTGGCAGTACCATCTTCGCGGCCACCCAGACTGTGCGTGGTTCTTCAGGCGAGGGGGGCAGGCCATGAGAAAAGGTCCGTCCACTCCTCCGCCGACCCATTTCGTCACCGTGGAGGAGTTTGCATCGATGGCGCGAATCTCGCGAAGAACGCTCGATCGCTATCGCCAAAGCCGACCTGCGGGTTTCCCGACGGAATATGATGTCGGTTACGGGCAAATTCGCCGGCCGCGTTTTAAGCTTTCTGACGTGGAGCAATGGCTCGATTCCCGCGCGCTCTGGTGAGGACTCGCCTTCGCCGGTCCAGTCCGTTGGCTTGGAAGAGGGGCTCCTCCACATCTCGATTTCAGGATCGGCTGATTTCGATCGGTGCGATTTATTCGAATGACGCTGGATGGCTTCGTGCTTTTCCTACTGTGCGATCACGGCGTGAGATGATGCCGGAAACAAGCAACAGTGGGATTATGACGGCGAGCGTGACGGCAATCGCTTTTGAAACGAGTAAGGGTGTCTTGAGCCCCGGTGAAGATCATGTTCAAACTGTATTGTCACTGGTCGGCGCCGGTCTAAGATGAATTTGTGAATCGGTCTTTGGGGGAAGGATTCGAGATGAACATTTATCGCTGGGACACTGTACTCGTGACGGTCACCGCAACGCTGTTGCTCGCCGGCACACCGCTGCAGGCAACAGAATGCCCCTTAAAGACGGGTTTCACTTTCAACGAGACGGTCAAGGTTAAATCGAAGGCGGGGATCACGAAGAAGGCGCATCCCGTATCCGTCCAGATGGGGCCGGCAAGCAGTCTGGTCTATACGAACAAATTGCGTGTCAACACCGATGGATCGCCACGGAGTTACAACCAATATGGCCGTGATGCTCCGGGGGCTGTGCAAGCGTACAACAGGCTTTGCAATGCGCTCAGCGTGAAACTGAAATCCGGTGAAATCCTGTCCGCAGAAACACAACCAAACTGTCACTTCATCACGCAATATTATCAGCCTACGCGTGACAGTGGCTGGAAGATCTCTCCAGAATACACCATTAAATGGTATGCCATCGAACATGAAGATCCAAAGGATGGACGTTATCGTCCTTGTGTTCAGCAGAGCGGCCCTTTCAAAAATTTCTTCATTTCCACCACCGCGCTGCCAAATGTCTTGAATCAAAAATCCTGTAACGTGGCAAACTGGGTCGACTCCGACCAGATTCCTTATATCACTTTGCCGCCCGACGGTCGGTTCGATCAGGGAGGTAAAGCGATGGGGTCTTTGGCACTCGTTCGTGCAACGATTGCAGGTCAGCGGCGGACTGTCGTGGCGATCGTCGCTGATACAGGGAACAGCTTCGAACTGGGCGAGGGGTCGATCGCCCTCCATCGGCTACTGCGCGGAATGACGCCTGACTCTTTCGCCCCCTATCAGAGCTATGAAATCGGGAGCGCGGTCACCACCATCTTGTTTCCGGAGCTCAAGGCTGAACGCCCCTTCACAAATGAGGGGCTCCAGGCGCAGCGCGAGCACCTCGAGGCTTTGCTGGGTGATGCAGATACAGCGGAGAATTGTCTGACTGCGCGTCCGTGAGATCAGTCACCGATGCGCCCGTCATTTGAGGGGAAATAATGTCTTATTCGAGAATAGCGCTCATCCTGGCGCTTGGTGCACTAGGCCTGCCTGGTTATGCCTGCGCTCAGGGACAATATGGCGAGACCACATTGCGCAAGGGTCTTGCGGGGCGCGTCGTGGAACTCGGCTCTGCCGAGGGGATTCAGCCTTCCCGAGACGAGCAGGGTCGGATCAAGGCCGGCTATTATCGCCTTCGTTTCACGGGCGTCGGCCTCACCAATGTCGGCCAATGTCCTCGAAGCCAGTTCCCGTCCAATTCCGAATTCAAAAAATGGCGTAGCGCTGAGAGCGGTCTTTATAACAAGGTGTTTAGCAGCAAGGGGCTGTGGAGCATCACCGCGTCCATGACCCTCCTGAAGGACAATATCGAAAGGACTCCGAGGGAGATCCGTCTCATTCGGGTTGAAAATCCCGAAGAGAAAAGTTGCAACGTTGTCGTTGCTGGCTCGCAAGCGGGCGATGCAGCAGCCATGGAATCTCTGTCCTTCCCGATCCCCATCAGCAGCGAGAATAAGGTCTACAGCCAGTCCCTGAATGTGGTGCTTCGATCGGCCTATCATCTGGATCCCGATAAAAACAGGATCGATCAGGTTTGGAAGGGACTCAACCTTTTTGCCACTGCTGTGAGTGCCGGTCTCGGCCCCATCGTCGGTGCGGTAACGCCCAATGGAAAGACCGAAACGATCAAGGCATTGACGGAAAATGTCGAGACAGCAGTGCCAATTCTTTTTGATGGCGTGCCCGCATCGGGAAGCCGAGGCAACAAGGTCTTTGTCTACCTTGGCTTCCCGCCATTGCCCACAACGCCCCCGACGGCCATTCAGGGTGGCTATGTTATAGCGCTAGACTATCAGGCGACACTTTATCGTGAGGGCCAATTTTTCGACCCCGTACACCCTATCACATCTGACGAAGTGTTGGCGGCGACGCCGATTCCTGGGGCTGGAGGCGGTGGAAGCGGTCTGCGTACTATAAGCGCTGCTCTTGATACCAACATGCTGCAGACCCTGCTGAAGGCAGCTGATGTTTCGGCATTTGATAGCGCATGCTTGGTAGCCCGACCCGCCCTGCGCCAGTTGGACCTTTCCGACGTCGATGCTGATTTGTATCTTTGGGCTATGGCCAGGCAATCGCCGCAGCCGGGCGTTTCGGGCAATATTGACAAGCTGACATGCTTCGGCTCCGTGGCCCGTGCCAATTTGGCAAGAGCGGGCGTGACGATCGAGGACCGGGTCCCGCAGATTAGCGTTGCGAATCTCAAGGACATGCATGACGCGATGACTATGCTTGGCTTCATCGCCCAGTCGCCAGTGCCCGCGTCAGGCGAATCATATCCCTCGGCGGTGC
This region of Sphingobium sp. EM0848 genomic DNA includes:
- a CDS encoding AlpA family transcriptional regulator — translated: MRKGPSTPPPTHFVTVEEFASMARISRRTLDRYRQSRPAGFPTEYDVGYGQIRRPRFKLSDVEQWLDSRALW
- a CDS encoding glycoside hydrolase family 75 protein, with amino-acid sequence MNIYRWDTVLVTVTATLLLAGTPLQATECPLKTGFTFNETVKVKSKAGITKKAHPVSVQMGPASSLVYTNKLRVNTDGSPRSYNQYGRDAPGAVQAYNRLCNALSVKLKSGEILSAETQPNCHFITQYYQPTRDSGWKISPEYTIKWYAIEHEDPKDGRYRPCVQQSGPFKNFFISTTALPNVLNQKSCNVANWVDSDQIPYITLPPDGRFDQGGKAMGSLALVRATIAGQRRTVVAIVADTGNSFELGEGSIALHRLLRGMTPDSFAPYQSYEIGSAVTTILFPELKAERPFTNEGLQAQREHLEALLGDADTAENCLTARP
- a CDS encoding lytic transglycosylase domain-containing protein codes for the protein MGQCIRQAADGRTWLVRTLWGLRDQEAGWIGAEILNSNGSHDLGPLQVNSFWIPKLAVMVDRPPAQVRTWLAHDPCFNVQAARWIFLSALSATRDYWKAVGVYHSPTDWRRRRYAQSVAAHMKMRFGSTIFAATQTVRGSSGEGGRP